From Sphingopyxis sp. MWB1, a single genomic window includes:
- the rsmD gene encoding 16S rRNA (guanine(966)-N(2))-methyltransferase RsmD, translating to MRVIAGEWRGRKLVAPQGDTTRPTADRTRETLFSMLASRVGSFEGLYVADLFAGSGALGIEALSRGAAHCLFGEQDREALDALRTNLAALGAGSRAQVRAGSVLALGPAPRPFDLLLFDPPYDTGAACVALDKMSRLGWVGPESWISIETAQKEKVAVNGYEIEVERRVGKAKLSLLRSFAS from the coding sequence ATGAGGGTCATCGCCGGCGAATGGCGCGGACGAAAGCTGGTGGCGCCGCAGGGCGACACCACCCGCCCTACCGCAGACCGCACCCGCGAAACGCTGTTTTCGATGCTCGCGAGCCGAGTTGGCAGTTTCGAAGGCCTTTATGTCGCCGATCTCTTCGCCGGTTCGGGCGCGCTGGGGATCGAGGCGCTGTCGCGCGGCGCCGCGCATTGCCTGTTCGGCGAACAGGATCGCGAGGCGCTGGACGCCTTGCGCACGAATCTCGCGGCGCTCGGTGCGGGCTCGCGCGCGCAGGTGCGCGCAGGATCGGTGCTGGCGCTTGGACCTGCGCCGCGCCCCTTTGATCTGCTCCTGTTCGATCCGCCCTATGACACGGGAGCGGCCTGTGTGGCGCTCGACAAAATGTCGCGGCTGGGCTGGGTCGGGCCGGAAAGCTGGATATCCATCGAAACCGCACAAAAGGAAAAGGTGGCGGTGAACGGATATGAGATTGAGGTCGAACGCCGGGTCGGGAAAGCGAAGCTGAGCCTGCTTCGGTCTTTCGCGTCTTAG
- a CDS encoding MFS transporter → MINLTPYRQNSRVLTASLVGTAVEFYDFYIYGTAAALVFGPLFFPAESPSAQLMLSFMSFALAFFARPVGAVVFGHFGDRIGRKSTLVASLMLMGASTLLIAFLPTYAMVGWVAPLLLCILRFGQGLGLGGEWGGAALLAVENAPPGWRARFGMFPQLGAPVGFIAANGLFLLLGLWLSDAEFMAWGWRIPFLFSALLVGLGLWVRLKIGETPAFAEAMEAGPPPGVPLGQLLRHHLLITLAGILAVVACFAIFYLATSFALAHGTTTLGYGKEAFLLVQLGAILFMAAGIIYAGYASDASSAQRVLGLGCGATIFIGLFFGPALASGSLAVVGLGLAAALFVMGLVYGPLGVWLTQLFPVHVRYTGASVAFNGGGILGGAAAPIVAQALGDWGGTEVVGLYLALAGALSWIGLMIVKRRGAAV, encoded by the coding sequence TTGATAAATCTCACCCCGTATCGCCAGAATAGCCGCGTTCTTACGGCGAGTCTTGTCGGCACGGCGGTCGAATTTTACGATTTCTATATTTATGGCACTGCCGCCGCGCTGGTCTTTGGTCCGCTCTTCTTTCCGGCTGAATCGCCGTCCGCGCAATTAATGCTCAGCTTCATGAGCTTTGCGCTGGCTTTCTTTGCGCGGCCTGTTGGAGCGGTCGTCTTCGGCCATTTCGGCGACCGTATCGGGCGCAAATCGACGCTTGTTGCTTCCCTGATGCTGATGGGCGCCTCGACTTTGCTCATCGCCTTTCTGCCCACCTATGCCATGGTCGGCTGGGTGGCGCCCTTGTTGCTGTGCATTTTGCGCTTTGGGCAGGGGCTCGGCCTTGGCGGCGAATGGGGCGGTGCGGCCTTGCTCGCGGTCGAAAATGCCCCGCCGGGCTGGCGCGCCCGCTTCGGCATGTTCCCGCAGCTGGGCGCTCCTGTGGGCTTCATCGCTGCCAATGGCCTTTTCCTGCTCCTTGGCCTGTGGCTCAGCGATGCCGAGTTCATGGCATGGGGCTGGCGCATTCCCTTCCTCTTTTCCGCCCTGTTGGTCGGTCTCGGCCTGTGGGTGCGGTTGAAGATCGGCGAAACCCCCGCCTTTGCCGAAGCGATGGAGGCGGGGCCGCCGCCGGGCGTGCCGCTGGGGCAATTGCTACGGCATCATTTGCTCATCACCCTTGCCGGCATTCTCGCGGTCGTCGCCTGTTTCGCCATTTTCTACCTCGCGACCAGTTTCGCGCTGGCGCATGGTACGACGACGCTCGGCTATGGGAAGGAAGCCTTTCTGCTTGTGCAGCTGGGGGCGATTCTCTTCATGGCTGCGGGTATCATCTACGCCGGCTATGCAAGCGACGCATCGAGCGCGCAGCGCGTGCTGGGGCTTGGGTGTGGGGCGACTATTTTTATCGGTCTGTTTTTCGGTCCGGCGCTGGCGTCGGGATCGCTTGCGGTCGTCGGACTGGGCCTGGCCGCCGCGCTTTTTGTCATGGGGCTGGTTTATGGTCCGCTGGGTGTCTGGTTGACGCAGCTTTTTCCTGTTCATGTCCGCTATACGGGGGCATCGGTCGCTTTCAACGGGGGCGGCATATTGGGCGGCGCAGCCGCGCCCATTGTCGCGCAAGCGCTGGGCGATTGGGGCGGCACCGAAGTGGTCGGCCTTTATCTGGCACTCGCCGGGGCGTTAAGCTGGATCGGCCTGATGATCGTCAAACGTCGCGGCGCGGCGGTCTGA
- a CDS encoding Rossmann-like and DUF2520 domain-containing protein, with protein MNDLSQPVGIVGAGRVGQALALGLAAPEAPPPLLWTRSAASLKGVLARVPVVRPVASLGALAAETKLIALAVSDDALEEVVRELAWAIPEGHAPFVFHVSGRSGADILAPLAAAGALTAAVHPVMTFTGEPQAEVARMARARFAITGSSPAATLHARDLVARLKGVAVEIGENQRPLYHAALCHASNHLVTLMADASEALVNAGVEEPGPLLAPLVRAALANSLSRGFSALSGPILRGDAGTIADHLAALEAECPALLPAYRAMACATLDRLERDAVPGDRTALRQRIG; from the coding sequence ATGAATGATCTTTCCCAGCCTGTCGGCATAGTGGGCGCAGGGCGCGTCGGCCAAGCTCTGGCGCTTGGGCTCGCGGCCCCTGAGGCGCCGCCTCCCCTGTTATGGACGCGCTCCGCCGCAAGCCTGAAGGGTGTCTTGGCGCGCGTTCCGGTCGTACGTCCAGTCGCCTCGCTCGGGGCGCTGGCAGCGGAAACCAAGCTGATCGCGCTTGCCGTATCCGACGATGCATTGGAAGAAGTGGTCAGGGAGTTGGCGTGGGCGATTCCGGAAGGCCATGCGCCTTTCGTCTTTCATGTCAGCGGGCGGAGCGGTGCCGATATTCTCGCGCCCCTTGCAGCGGCAGGCGCGCTGACGGCAGCGGTGCATCCGGTGATGACCTTTACCGGCGAGCCGCAGGCCGAAGTTGCGCGCATGGCACGCGCACGCTTTGCCATTACCGGATCAAGCCCGGCAGCAACGCTGCATGCACGCGACCTTGTCGCGCGGCTGAAAGGCGTGGCCGTTGAAATTGGGGAAAATCAGCGCCCGCTCTATCATGCCGCTCTTTGCCATGCCTCCAATCATCTCGTCACCCTGATGGCAGATGCGTCGGAGGCATTGGTGAATGCCGGAGTCGAGGAGCCGGGACCGCTGCTGGCGCCGCTGGTGCGCGCCGCGCTCGCCAACAGCCTTTCGCGAGGTTTTTCGGCGCTTTCGGGGCCGATCTTGCGCGGCGATGCCGGGACGATTGCCGATCATCTGGCGGCGCTGGAGGCCGAATGCCCCGCGCTCTTGCCGGCCTATCGCGCCATGGCCTGTGCTACACTCGACCGGCTGGAACGCGACGCGGTGCCGGGCGACCGAACAGCTTTGAGGCAGCGGATCGGCTGA
- a CDS encoding UvrD-helicase domain-containing protein, whose amino-acid sequence MFPNRSRVNSIPPSPLDLPPPDPSDPPYILGLNGPQRQAVLTTEGPVLMLAGAGTGKTAALTARLAHIIATRRAWPSEILAVTFTNKAAREMRERIGRMIGDAVEGMPWLGTFHSICAKMLRRHAELVGLQSNFTILDTDDQLRVLKQLIQAEGLDEKRWPARQLAGLIDKWKNRGLTPPDLDEADKQAYADGKGQHFYALYQARLKTLNACDFGDLLLHMLVILKKHRDVLEQYQQRFKYILVDEYQDTNASQYLWLRLLAQERKNICCVGDDDQSIYSWRGAEVANILRFEKDFPGATVIRLEQNYRSTPQILAAASALIAQNSDRLGKTLWTELDAGDKLRVVGVWDGPEEARRIGEDLEALQHRQISLGRAAILVRAQFQTREFEDRFIAIGMPYRIIGGFRFYERAEIRDALAYLRLIHSPADDLAFERIVNVPKRGLGDKALSRIHQFARIERSALFHAAARIVETDELTPQARRQLVHFVGLVRGWQAKANELSHSELTQLILDESGYTAMLQTDRSAEAAGRLENLSELVRAMEEYESLEAFLEHVSLVMDRDNEDQSEAVTIITIHAAKGLEFDHVFLAGWEDGVFPSQRALDEGGLASLEEERRLAYVAITRARQRASIYHAANRRIYGQWTSSIPSRFIAEIPPEHVASENSFGGGQSLWRANWSAQGDPFAHVAKNNPARTMTRGPAWQRAVAQSSTITRAPAPSEGAPAASVGAKPRADLTIGMRVFHEKFGYGEIIAIDGNKLDVEFEQAGSKKVLDGFIHAA is encoded by the coding sequence ATGTTCCCTAATCGTTCGCGCGTGAACAGCATTCCCCCCTCTCCTCTCGACCTGCCACCGCCCGACCCGTCGGACCCGCCCTATATCCTGGGACTGAACGGCCCGCAGCGACAAGCGGTGCTGACGACCGAAGGGCCGGTGCTGATGCTTGCGGGGGCTGGCACGGGCAAGACGGCGGCACTCACGGCACGGCTGGCGCATATCATCGCGACGCGGCGGGCCTGGCCGTCAGAGATATTGGCGGTCACCTTCACCAATAAGGCCGCGCGCGAAATGCGCGAACGGATCGGACGGATGATCGGCGATGCGGTGGAAGGCATGCCCTGGCTGGGCACGTTTCACAGCATCTGCGCGAAAATGCTACGCCGGCATGCCGAGTTGGTGGGCTTGCAGAGCAATTTCACCATCCTCGACACCGATGACCAGCTGCGCGTGCTCAAACAGCTCATCCAGGCCGAGGGGCTTGATGAAAAGCGCTGGCCCGCGCGGCAGTTGGCGGGGCTGATCGACAAGTGGAAAAATCGCGGCCTCACGCCGCCCGACCTCGATGAAGCCGACAAGCAGGCCTATGCCGATGGCAAGGGGCAGCATTTTTACGCGCTGTATCAGGCGCGGCTGAAGACGCTCAATGCTTGCGATTTCGGCGACCTGCTCCTCCACATGCTGGTGATCCTCAAAAAGCATCGCGACGTGCTCGAGCAATATCAACAGCGTTTCAAATATATATTGGTCGACGAATATCAGGACACCAATGCGAGCCAATATCTGTGGCTGCGCCTGCTCGCCCAGGAGCGCAAGAATATCTGCTGCGTCGGCGATGACGACCAGTCCATCTATTCCTGGCGCGGCGCCGAAGTCGCCAATATTTTGCGGTTTGAAAAGGATTTTCCTGGCGCGACGGTGATCCGCTTGGAACAGAATTATCGCTCGACGCCGCAGATACTGGCCGCCGCATCGGCGCTGATCGCGCAAAATTCGGACCGTTTGGGCAAGACCTTGTGGACCGAGCTTGATGCGGGCGACAAGCTGCGGGTGGTCGGCGTCTGGGACGGCCCCGAGGAGGCACGGCGCATCGGCGAGGATCTGGAAGCGTTGCAGCATCGCCAGATCAGCCTCGGCCGCGCCGCCATTCTGGTGCGCGCCCAGTTTCAGACGCGCGAGTTCGAGGATCGCTTTATCGCCATCGGAATGCCCTATCGCATCATCGGGGGTTTCCGCTTTTACGAACGCGCCGAAATTCGCGACGCGCTCGCTTATTTGCGCCTCATCCATTCGCCCGCCGACGATCTGGCGTTTGAACGCATTGTCAATGTTCCCAAACGCGGACTGGGGGACAAGGCCTTGTCGCGTATTCACCAGTTCGCGCGGATCGAGCGCAGCGCCCTGTTTCATGCTGCGGCGCGCATCGTCGAGACCGACGAGCTCACCCCGCAGGCCCGGCGCCAGCTCGTCCATTTCGTGGGATTGGTTCGGGGCTGGCAGGCCAAGGCCAATGAGCTTTCGCACTCCGAGCTTACGCAGCTCATCCTTGATGAATCGGGCTATACCGCCATGCTGCAGACAGACCGTAGCGCCGAAGCGGCGGGGCGACTCGAAAACCTCTCCGAACTGGTGCGCGCGATGGAGGAATATGAGTCGCTGGAGGCTTTTCTGGAGCATGTCAGCCTCGTCATGGACCGCGACAATGAGGATCAGAGCGAAGCCGTGACCATCATAACCATCCACGCCGCCAAGGGGCTGGAATTTGATCATGTCTTCCTCGCCGGATGGGAGGATGGCGTCTTTCCCTCACAGCGCGCGCTCGACGAGGGCGGCCTCGCTAGCCTGGAGGAAGAACGCCGCCTCGCCTATGTCGCCATCACCCGCGCGCGCCAGCGGGCGAGCATTTATCATGCGGCCAACCGCCGCATTTACGGTCAGTGGACCAGCAGCATTCCCAGCCGCTTTATCGCCGAAATTCCGCCCGAACATGTGGCGAGCGAGAACAGCTTTGGGGGCGGCCAGAGCCTGTGGCGCGCCAATTGGTCGGCGCAGGGCGACCCCTTTGCCCATGTCGCAAAGAATAATCCCGCCCGCACCATGACGCGCGGTCCCGCCTGGCAGCGCGCGGTGGCGCAAAGCTCCACCATCACCCGCGCACCCGCGCCCTCCGAAGGCGCGCCTGCCGCTTCTGTCGGCGCCAAGCCCCGGGCCGACCTGACCATCGGCATGCGCGTCTTCCACGAAAAATTCGGCTATGGCGAAATCATCGCCATTGACGGCAACAAGCTTGATGTCGAATTTGAGCAGGCGGGCAGCAAAAAAGTGCTCGACGGTTTCATCCACGCCGCCTGA
- a CDS encoding acyl-CoA dehydrogenase family protein, translated as MTKSGMDADVYNAFIEQLDRYVRERLIPAEDQLEELGRVPDDILAEMRDMGLFGVTMPEEYGGAGMNISQYIGFIKSLAYAAPAYRSIVSINIGMVCKSILAFGTERQKQQWLPKLASGAIAAFGLTEPDSGSDSAAMKTRAVRDGNGYVLNGTKRYITNAPFADMILVMARTNAEALPKNAHVSAFLVPRDVAGVSIGKPDGKMGQAGSQIADVILDNVHVDGDALLGGEEGIGFRAAMQSLDNGRLSVAAASVGYAKRMLDAGLQYAIERKAFGEPIANFQLIQAMLADSKAEIYAADCMLADACARADRGEKIIVEAAATKMFASEMCGRVADRMVQIHGGAGYLKEYQAERFYRDCRIYRIYEGTTQIQQLVIAKNMIRDYAG; from the coding sequence ATGACCAAATCGGGAATGGACGCCGACGTCTATAACGCCTTCATCGAGCAGCTCGACCGCTATGTGCGCGAGCGGCTGATTCCGGCGGAGGATCAGCTCGAAGAGCTGGGCCGGGTACCCGACGATATTTTGGCCGAAATGCGCGACATGGGCCTGTTCGGCGTAACCATGCCCGAAGAATATGGCGGTGCCGGCATGAATATCAGCCAATATATCGGCTTCATCAAATCGCTTGCCTATGCGGCGCCCGCCTATCGCTCGATCGTGTCGATCAATATCGGCATGGTGTGCAAATCCATTCTCGCCTTCGGAACCGAACGGCAAAAGCAGCAATGGCTGCCCAAGCTCGCTTCAGGGGCCATCGCCGCCTTTGGCCTCACCGAACCCGATAGCGGGTCCGACAGCGCCGCGATGAAGACGCGGGCGGTGCGCGACGGCAATGGCTATGTGCTCAATGGCACCAAACGCTATATCACCAACGCGCCTTTCGCCGACATGATCCTGGTGATGGCGCGCACCAATGCGGAAGCCTTGCCCAAAAACGCGCATGTCAGCGCCTTCCTCGTCCCTCGTGACGTCGCTGGCGTGTCGATCGGCAAGCCCGATGGCAAGATGGGTCAGGCAGGATCGCAGATTGCCGATGTGATCCTGGACAATGTCCACGTCGATGGCGACGCCCTGTTGGGGGGCGAGGAAGGCATCGGTTTTCGCGCCGCGATGCAGAGCCTCGACAATGGTCGCCTGTCGGTCGCAGCGGCTAGCGTTGGCTATGCGAAAAGAATGCTCGACGCCGGACTGCAATATGCCATAGAGCGCAAGGCCTTTGGCGAGCCCATCGCCAATTTCCAGCTCATTCAGGCGATGCTCGCCGACAGCAAGGCCGAAATCTACGCCGCCGACTGCATGCTCGCCGACGCCTGCGCCCGCGCCGATCGCGGCGAGAAAATCATCGTCGAGGCGGCCGCGACCAAAATGTTCGCCAGCGAAATGTGCGGCCGCGTTGCCGACCGCATGGTCCAGATTCACGGCGGGGCGGGATATCTCAAGGAATATCAGGCCGAACGCTTCTATCGCGACTGCCGCATCTATCGCATTTACGAAGGCACGACGCAGATCCAGCAACTGGTCATCGCGAAAAATATGATCCGCGATTACGCTGGCTGA
- a CDS encoding DUF1134 domain-containing protein: MRRQFTNLAIAIGAAIAMSLSPAAQAQMTSIDPNTAIDADLDNPPPPPPADYNSPSDIDSDLATGDEQYGAPANPSATAPATGSPSTATTVDPAETYKQDDLIGAAEGVFGKGAQGLAGLIEDILKKQGEPNAYIVGREAGGALGIGLRYGSGTLYHKIEGEQPAYWTGPSIGFDAGANAGNTFVLVYNLFDTEDLYKRFPAGEGAAYLLGGFNASYLRRGDVVLIPIRVGVGARLGANIGYMKFRKKQSWVPF; encoded by the coding sequence ATGCGACGTCAATTCACCAATCTCGCCATTGCCATTGGCGCTGCGATTGCGATGTCGCTTTCGCCTGCGGCGCAAGCGCAGATGACAAGCATCGATCCCAATACAGCGATTGATGCCGATCTCGACAATCCCCCACCTCCGCCCCCCGCCGATTATAATAGTCCCAGCGACATCGACAGCGATCTCGCCACCGGCGACGAGCAATATGGCGCGCCTGCCAATCCTTCGGCAACAGCGCCGGCGACGGGATCGCCCTCGACGGCGACGACGGTCGATCCTGCCGAAACCTATAAGCAGGATGATCTAATCGGTGCTGCCGAAGGCGTGTTCGGCAAGGGCGCCCAGGGTCTCGCGGGGCTGATTGAAGATATTCTGAAGAAGCAGGGCGAGCCCAACGCGTATATCGTCGGGCGCGAAGCCGGCGGCGCGCTCGGCATCGGGCTGCGCTATGGATCGGGCACGCTTTATCACAAGATTGAGGGCGAACAGCCTGCCTATTGGACGGGGCCGTCCATTGGTTTTGATGCGGGGGCCAATGCGGGCAATACTTTCGTTCTGGTTTACAATCTGTTCGACACCGAAGATTTGTACAAGCGCTTTCCTGCCGGGGAAGGCGCCGCCTATCTGCTCGGCGGGTTCAACGCGAGCTATTTGCGCCGCGGTGATGTTGTGCTGATCCCGATCCGCGTCGGGGTCGGGGCCCGGCTGGGGGCAAATATCGGCTATATGAAGTTCCGCAAGAAGCAGAGCTGGGTGCCCTTCTGA
- a CDS encoding adenine phosphoribosyltransferase, translating to MIALPPQPDLDLASLVRTIPDFPKPGIQFRDITTLIGHAAGFSEAVRRLSHRASAYDPDLIVAVEARGFLFGAAMATAMGVGLVPVRKAGKLPGVTIGVDYELEYGADRLELHDGAVAAGQRVLLVDDLLATGGTILATAKLMQNVGADVAAALFVIDLPDLGGSKRLADAGLCCETLIAFEGD from the coding sequence ATGATCGCCCTTCCGCCTCAACCGGATCTCGATCTTGCGTCGCTGGTCCGAACAATCCCCGACTTTCCCAAGCCGGGGATCCAGTTTCGCGATATCACCACATTGATCGGCCACGCCGCCGGCTTTTCCGAAGCCGTGCGGCGTTTGTCGCATCGTGCGTCCGCCTATGATCCCGATCTGATCGTGGCGGTGGAAGCGCGCGGCTTCCTGTTCGGCGCGGCCATGGCGACCGCCATGGGGGTCGGCCTTGTCCCGGTCCGCAAAGCGGGCAAGCTTCCCGGCGTGACCATCGGCGTCGATTATGAGCTGGAATATGGCGCCGACCGGCTGGAGCTGCACGATGGCGCCGTGGCCGCGGGACAGCGCGTGCTGCTTGTCGATGATCTGCTGGCAACCGGCGGCACCATATTGGCCACGGCAAAGCTGATGCAAAATGTCGGCGCGGACGTGGCGGCGGCACTTTTCGTGATCGACCTGCCCGACCTCGGCGGATCAAAACGCCTCGCCGATGCCGGGCTGTGCTGCGAAACGCTCATCGCCTTCGAGGGCGACTAG
- a CDS encoding cytochrome c1 encodes MVRPLGFLVGLGFITALVLAIFTTPLKNEPNVAYSFVKHPKHLKLSSDGVFPHWDLAQLQRGMQVYKEVCSACHSLDLVAFRNIQDLGYTEGQVKAFAKSFQVPSINPDTGEPATRDGLPSDHFPAPYANEVAARAANNNAIPPDLSLITKAREGGKDYVYSLLTGYQNPPANLPKELQPGPGLHYNPYFPNLNLAMAKPLNDNQVTYADGTKATVDQMSKDVTAFLVWTAEPKLVKRVQVGWAVMAYLLIFTILAFLSYRNIWANKEH; translated from the coding sequence ATGGTTCGTCCGCTCGGATTTCTCGTTGGCCTCGGGTTCATCACCGCGCTGGTGCTCGCGATCTTCACGACGCCGCTCAAGAATGAGCCCAATGTCGCCTATAGTTTCGTCAAGCACCCCAAGCATCTGAAACTGTCCAGCGACGGCGTGTTTCCGCACTGGGATCTCGCGCAGCTTCAGCGCGGGATGCAGGTGTACAAGGAAGTCTGCTCGGCCTGTCACAGCCTCGATCTGGTCGCGTTCCGCAACATTCAGGATCTCGGCTATACCGAAGGCCAGGTGAAGGCTTTTGCAAAGAGCTTTCAGGTTCCGTCGATAAACCCGGACACGGGTGAACCCGCGACACGCGATGGCTTGCCCTCGGATCATTTCCCGGCACCCTATGCCAATGAGGTTGCCGCACGTGCTGCCAACAACAATGCCATTCCGCCGGATCTTTCGCTGATCACCAAGGCGCGCGAAGGCGGCAAGGATTATGTTTATTCGTTGCTGACGGGCTATCAGAATCCGCCTGCCAACCTTCCGAAGGAACTGCAGCCGGGGCCGGGGCTTCACTACAATCCCTATTTCCCGAACCTGAACCTTGCGATGGCGAAGCCGTTGAATGACAATCAGGTCACTTATGCCGACGGCACCAAAGCCACCGTCGATCAGATGTCAAAGGATGTGACGGCATTCCTCGTCTGGACTGCTGAGCCCAAGCTGGTGAAGCGCGTGCAGGTCGGTTGGGCTGTCATGGCCTATCTGCTGATTTTCACGATCCTCGCTTTCCTGTCCTATCGCAACATCTGGGCGAACAAGGAACATTGA
- a CDS encoding cytochrome b, translating to MSFPWAKNYEPQQPLMKWLDEKLPLPRLVYNAIGAGYPVPRNLNYFWNFGVLAGAALAIQIITGIVLAMHYSANVGVAFNSVEHVMRDVNAGWFIRYAHMNGASMFFIVVYLHIFRGLYYGSYKAPREMVWLLGVVIFLLMMATAFMGYVLPWGQMSFWGAQVITGFFSAIPLVGEPVRQWLLGGFVPDNATLNRFFSLHYLLPFVILGVVILHIWALHIPGSNNPTGIEVKDEQDTVPFHPYYTAKDGFGLGVFLLVFAGLTFFSPNMLGHADNYIPANALSTPAHIVPEWYFLPFYAILKAFTFNFLWIDAKLWGVIAMFASIALLFFLPWLDSSPVKSSTYRPLYKKFFWVLVADVILLGICGKMPAEQPWVILSQIGAIYYFAHFLIILPIVSRIERPLPMPNSITEAVLAKKADETSAATA from the coding sequence ATGAGCTTTCCCTGGGCCAAGAACTATGAGCCGCAGCAGCCGCTGATGAAGTGGCTCGACGAGAAGCTGCCCCTGCCGCGTCTTGTCTATAATGCGATCGGCGCCGGTTATCCCGTTCCGCGCAACCTCAACTATTTCTGGAATTTTGGTGTCCTTGCCGGTGCCGCGCTGGCGATCCAGATCATCACCGGCATCGTGCTGGCGATGCATTATTCGGCCAATGTCGGCGTTGCCTTCAATTCGGTCGAGCATGTGATGCGCGACGTCAATGCCGGCTGGTTCATCCGCTACGCGCATATGAACGGCGCCAGCATGTTTTTCATCGTCGTCTATCTGCACATCTTCCGCGGCCTTTATTATGGTTCGTACAAGGCGCCGCGCGAAATGGTGTGGCTGCTGGGGGTCGTGATCTTCCTGTTGATGATGGCGACCGCCTTCATGGGCTATGTGCTTCCCTGGGGTCAGATGAGCTTCTGGGGCGCGCAGGTGATCACCGGATTCTTCTCGGCCATCCCGCTGGTAGGCGAACCGGTGCGCCAGTGGCTGCTGGGCGGGTTCGTTCCCGACAATGCAACGCTGAACCGCTTTTTCTCGCTGCACTATCTGCTGCCCTTCGTGATCCTGGGCGTGGTGATCCTGCACATCTGGGCGCTGCATATTCCCGGTTCGAACAATCCGACGGGTATCGAGGTGAAGGACGAACAGGATACTGTGCCCTTCCACCCCTATTACACCGCCAAGGATGGTTTCGGCCTCGGCGTCTTCCTGCTTGTGTTTGCGGGGCTGACCTTCTTCTCGCCGAACATGCTGGGCCATGCGGACAATTATATTCCCGCCAACGCCCTGTCGACGCCGGCGCATATCGTTCCCGAATGGTATTTCCTGCCCTTTTACGCGATCCTGAAGGCCTTCACCTTCAACTTCCTGTGGATCGACGCAAAGCTGTGGGGCGTCATCGCGATGTTCGCGTCGATCGCGCTCCTCTTCTTCCTGCCCTGGCTCGATAGCTCGCCGGTCAAATCGTCGACCTATCGCCCGCTGTACAAGAAATTCTTCTGGGTGCTGGTGGCCGACGTCATTCTGCTCGGCATTTGCGGCAAGATGCCTGCCGAGCAGCCCTGGGTGATTCTCAGCCAGATCGGCGCCATCTATTATTTCGCTCACTTCCTGATCATTCTGCCCATCGTTTCGCGGATCGAACGTCCGCTGCCGATGCCGAATTCGATCACCGAAGCTGTCCTTGCAAAAAAGGCCGACGAAACGTCGGCGGCAACGGCCTGA
- the petA gene encoding ubiquinol-cytochrome c reductase iron-sulfur subunit: MASETEVSTNMEDGVRRRDFINIAAVSFAGVGAGAVVLPLVNQMNPSADVLALSSTEIDISAIQSGQAIKTSWRKQPVFVRNLTPQEIAAANAVPMSDLRDAETLAERTKAGKENWLITLGVCTHLGCVPLGAAEGENRGDYGGYFCPCHGSHYDTAARIRKGPAPTNLVVPPYEFTSDTVVTIG; encoded by the coding sequence ATGGCCAGTGAAACCGAAGTCAGCACCAATATGGAGGACGGCGTCCGACGCCGTGATTTCATCAATATTGCCGCGGTCAGCTTTGCCGGGGTCGGTGCCGGCGCGGTGGTTCTGCCGCTGGTCAACCAGATGAACCCGTCGGCCGACGTGCTGGCGCTTTCCTCGACGGAGATCGATATTTCCGCGATCCAGTCGGGTCAGGCCATCAAGACGAGCTGGCGCAAGCAGCCGGTGTTCGTCCGCAACCTCACGCCGCAGGAAATTGCCGCAGCCAATGCTGTGCCGATGAGCGATCTGCGCGACGCCGAAACCCTGGCCGAGCGCACCAAGGCGGGCAAGGAAAACTGGCTTATCACCCTGGGTGTGTGCACCCACCTCGGCTGTGTGCCGCTGGGCGCCGCTGAAGGCGAGAATCGCGGCGATTATGGCGGTTATTTCTGCCCGTGCCACGGGTCGCACTATGACACCGCCGCCCGCATCCGCAAGGGGCCCGCGCCGACCAATCTGGTTGTGCCGCCCTATGAATTCACCAGCGACACTGTCGTGACGATCGGCTGA
- a CDS encoding tRNA (cytidine(34)-2'-O)-methyltransferase, which yields MEIALFQPDIAGNVGTTLRTAACFGVPAHIIEPCGFPFSPQALRRAGMDYAAQAALERHGDWESFAAKQAQAGKRIILLTTAGATPLPAFAFETRDILLFGSESSGVPPHVHEAVNARVAIPMRAGFRSLNVAVAAGIALAEALRQTKGFAA from the coding sequence ATGGAGATTGCCCTGTTTCAACCCGATATCGCGGGCAATGTCGGCACGACGCTTCGCACCGCGGCCTGCTTTGGCGTTCCCGCGCATATTATCGAGCCATGCGGCTTTCCCTTTTCGCCGCAGGCGTTGCGGCGCGCGGGGATGGACTATGCCGCGCAAGCCGCGCTGGAGCGCCATGGCGACTGGGAAAGCTTTGCCGCGAAACAGGCGCAGGCGGGAAAGCGGATTATCCTTTTGACGACGGCGGGCGCTACCCCCCTTCCCGCCTTTGCCTTCGAAACGCGCGATATCCTGTTGTTCGGTTCCGAATCGTCAGGGGTGCCGCCGCACGTGCATGAGGCGGTCAATGCGCGCGTTGCGATTCCTATGCGCGCGGGATTTCGCTCCTTGAATGTCGCGGTCGCCGCTGGCATCGCGCTGGCGGAAGCATTGAGGCAGACGAAAGGCTTTGCGGCATGA